A region of Thermovibrio ammonificans HB-1 DNA encodes the following proteins:
- the folP gene encoding dihydropteroate synthase, translating into MKVRFRRFKNKEELENFLRSIGNTEAGAQILSAKGETLLIEVDGIDTRGANILKQDAISVGADCAVPRKASSFEKGRWRVLLMANRRQLKKLTEKLKVQPFGLKELAEKIEKALLEFEKESFRLVYRGKVLNLGTPKVMGILNVTPDSFSDGGLFSSVEAAVKRCRQMLQEGAHIIDVGGESTRPGSEPVPEKEEMERVIPVIRALRRELGEDFFISVDTYKSAVAEAALGEGADIVNDISAFRFDPKMAEVVARYGCPAVVMHIKGTPKNMQKNPYYEDVVGEIIEYFQEVFSAAESAGVKREQLIVDPGIGFGKRLEDNLCILKRLQEFKVLGRPLLVGASRKSFIGAVTGVKEPKERLAGSLGAVAAAYYGGAKLFRVHDVKETVELLKLLTAVEGVDC; encoded by the coding sequence ATGAAGGTCAGGTTCAGACGGTTCAAGAACAAAGAAGAGCTTGAGAACTTCCTCCGGTCGATAGGCAACACCGAAGCCGGAGCGCAGATACTCTCTGCGAAGGGGGAAACGCTCCTCATAGAGGTAGACGGCATAGACACGAGGGGAGCCAACATACTGAAGCAGGACGCAATATCGGTAGGTGCCGACTGTGCAGTCCCCAGAAAAGCCTCCTCCTTCGAGAAGGGGAGGTGGAGAGTCCTGCTTATGGCAAACAGGCGGCAGCTGAAGAAGCTGACCGAGAAGCTGAAAGTGCAGCCCTTCGGTCTGAAGGAGCTTGCCGAGAAGATAGAAAAGGCCTTGTTGGAGTTCGAGAAAGAGAGCTTCAGGCTGGTTTACAGGGGTAAGGTTCTCAACCTTGGCACTCCGAAAGTGATGGGAATTCTTAACGTAACTCCGGACTCGTTCTCCGACGGAGGGCTCTTCAGCTCGGTAGAGGCCGCAGTCAAGAGGTGCAGGCAGATGCTCCAGGAGGGGGCCCACATAATCGACGTAGGAGGGGAGTCTACAAGGCCGGGCTCTGAGCCGGTTCCGGAAAAAGAGGAGATGGAAAGGGTCATTCCGGTTATCAGGGCCCTCCGCAGAGAGCTGGGAGAAGACTTTTTCATCTCGGTGGATACTTACAAATCTGCCGTGGCGGAGGCAGCCCTCGGGGAAGGGGCCGATATAGTAAACGACATAAGCGCCTTCAGGTTCGACCCGAAAATGGCAGAGGTTGTGGCCCGTTACGGCTGCCCGGCAGTGGTTATGCACATAAAGGGAACTCCCAAGAATATGCAGAAAAACCCCTATTACGAAGACGTTGTAGGGGAGATAATAGAGTACTTTCAAGAGGTGTTCAGCGCCGCAGAATCTGCCGGAGTAAAGAGGGAGCAGCTGATAGTAGACCCGGGTATAGGTTTCGGCAAAAGGTTAGAGGACAACCTGTGTATCCTAAAGAGGCTGCAGGAGTTTAAGGTGCTGGGCAGACCCTTGCTGGTTGGGGCCTCCCGGAAGAGCTTCATCGGCGCGGTTACCGGCGTAAAAGAGCCGAAAGAGCGGCTCGCAGGCAGCCTCGGAGCCGTAGCCGCCGCCTACTACGGAGGTGCGAAGCTCTTCAGGGTTCACGACGTAAAAGAGACCGTAGAGCTTCTAAAACTCCTCACGGCCGTGGAGGGGGTCGATTGTTAG
- the trpD gene encoding anthranilate phosphoribosyltransferase, with the protein MEVKETLESLINGRNLSEEEARELFYSIMESELTPAQTAAVLTALRCKGETVPEIAGAAKVMREKSLKVELPDEIRSRLVDTCGTGGDLKGTFNISTTVALVVASCGVPVAKHGNRSVSSKCGSADILESFGVKVDLKPHQVARCIEELNFGFMFAPVFHPAMAAVAPVRRELGIRTIFNLLGPLTNPAGAKRQLLGVFSEKLTEPIGEVLQRLGTTKAFVVHGKDGTDEITVCDETKITEVSPNGIKSYTVKPEDFGLRRYSHSEIKGGQTVEENREIVRRILTGEEKGAKRDVVALNTAFALLVAGAVERVEEGIEIAKEKMESGEPYRLLCRLVKLTNSFGD; encoded by the coding sequence ATGGAAGTAAAAGAAACCCTTGAATCGCTGATAAACGGCAGAAACCTCTCGGAGGAAGAGGCAAGGGAGCTGTTTTACTCAATTATGGAATCGGAGCTCACGCCGGCCCAAACGGCGGCCGTACTTACAGCCCTAAGGTGCAAGGGGGAAACGGTTCCGGAGATAGCCGGAGCGGCAAAAGTTATGAGGGAAAAGAGCTTGAAAGTGGAACTTCCGGACGAGATACGTTCCAGGCTCGTAGATACCTGTGGCACCGGAGGCGACCTGAAAGGGACCTTTAACATCTCCACAACCGTGGCCCTCGTTGTGGCCTCCTGCGGGGTTCCGGTGGCAAAACATGGCAACCGTTCGGTCTCGAGTAAATGCGGTAGCGCCGACATCTTAGAGAGCTTCGGCGTAAAAGTAGACCTTAAACCCCACCAAGTAGCCCGGTGCATAGAGGAGCTAAACTTCGGCTTCATGTTCGCTCCCGTTTTCCACCCGGCAATGGCGGCAGTTGCCCCGGTAAGACGGGAGCTGGGCATAAGGACAATCTTCAACCTCCTGGGGCCCCTCACAAACCCGGCAGGCGCTAAAAGGCAACTACTGGGGGTTTTCTCGGAGAAGCTCACGGAACCGATAGGAGAAGTCCTCCAAAGGCTTGGGACTACAAAGGCCTTCGTAGTCCACGGAAAAGACGGAACAGACGAGATAACGGTGTGCGACGAAACGAAAATAACCGAAGTCTCTCCAAACGGTATAAAGAGCTACACGGTTAAGCCCGAAGACTTCGGCCTCAGAAGGTACAGCCACTCGGAGATAAAAGGAGGCCAAACCGTAGAGGAGAACAGGGAAATAGTGAGGAGGATACTCACCGGAGAAGAGAAAGGGGCCAAGAGAGACGTTGTGGCCCTTAACACTGCATTCGCACTCCTTGTGGCGGGAGCGGTAGAGAGAGTAGAGGAAGGGATAGAAATCGCAAAGGAGAAGATGGAGAGCGGAGAGCCCTACAGGCTGCTGTGCAGGCTCGTAAAACTTACAAACTCCTTCGGGGACTAA
- a CDS encoding DUF3857 domain-containing protein — protein MKRQLLTALLLVILVPLTALAGSNPGAVILYDRCKVKFFPDGRKVWIEERAVKITGKKGIRDFGEIVIPFSTEHQKLKVLYAYTVTPDGKVVKPGKKAFNVVYPPFVSEAPIYSDLKYQTISMPAVTKGAVIKYGYVLKTVKPYMKGEFWATNFFQEEYPVKEATFTALIPKGKYYKYKTYNMSKAEAEPQVKEGKRWIELKWTLKDVPPIEKEPNMPPMEQVAKKVVITSLKSWQQVAKWYSELAKKALEPDELVRETTLKVIKGKKSKEEQIRAIYNFVAKNIRYVGMEFGINGYKPHPAGEVLRNRYGDCKDHATLLIAMLKVIGVKGYPVLIPTLDRANMDPEMPLPTAFDHEIAAIKQKGKFLFMDTTSDYVPLGLLPPGDQGRRVLVVDVDKERGTVAETPVFPPETNQEDFKGSFSLGRFGTLKGDFKFIYTGVYGIFERARLYTATKQQIERLVSELAAKVSPGFDVESYRLSDYKDLNEKTVWIEIEGRDRNYGTVTSHLLLAKFPAPDYSRLVNLVAMKKRKYPYVVGYKMEKVSEVDLKLPEGYELFLLPEPFHFENRVGSLDVKWSRKGEVLRMEMRMVLRKSVIPPQEYQDLRDLFNTTVKTLRNQIVVLKREK, from the coding sequence ATGAAGAGACAGCTTCTAACCGCCCTTTTGCTTGTTATCCTCGTTCCCCTTACGGCCTTGGCCGGCTCAAACCCGGGAGCCGTAATACTCTACGACAGGTGCAAGGTTAAGTTCTTCCCCGACGGTAGAAAAGTCTGGATAGAGGAGAGGGCCGTTAAGATAACGGGGAAAAAGGGAATTCGGGACTTCGGGGAGATAGTAATCCCCTTTTCTACGGAGCACCAAAAGCTAAAGGTGCTCTACGCCTACACGGTTACCCCCGACGGCAAAGTTGTTAAGCCGGGTAAAAAGGCCTTTAACGTTGTTTACCCGCCGTTCGTGTCAGAAGCTCCCATATACTCGGACCTTAAGTACCAAACCATATCAATGCCGGCAGTCACAAAGGGGGCGGTTATAAAGTACGGGTACGTTCTAAAAACAGTTAAGCCCTACATGAAGGGGGAGTTCTGGGCCACAAACTTCTTCCAGGAGGAGTACCCGGTTAAAGAGGCAACCTTCACGGCCCTCATTCCGAAAGGCAAGTACTACAAGTACAAAACCTACAACATGAGTAAGGCAGAGGCCGAGCCTCAGGTTAAAGAGGGAAAGAGGTGGATAGAACTGAAGTGGACGCTAAAAGACGTTCCCCCAATAGAGAAAGAGCCCAACATGCCGCCTATGGAGCAGGTGGCAAAGAAGGTGGTGATAACCTCACTGAAGAGCTGGCAACAGGTCGCAAAGTGGTACTCGGAGCTCGCTAAAAAGGCGTTAGAGCCTGATGAGCTCGTTAGGGAAACAACTTTGAAGGTTATTAAGGGCAAAAAGAGCAAAGAGGAGCAGATAAGGGCCATATACAACTTCGTGGCGAAGAACATCAGGTACGTGGGAATGGAGTTCGGGATTAACGGCTACAAGCCCCACCCGGCCGGAGAGGTTCTCAGGAACCGCTACGGAGACTGTAAAGATCACGCAACTTTGCTCATCGCAATGCTCAAAGTTATAGGGGTTAAAGGTTACCCTGTACTGATACCCACCCTCGACAGGGCGAATATGGACCCCGAAATGCCGCTTCCCACGGCCTTCGACCACGAGATAGCGGCAATCAAGCAGAAGGGCAAGTTCCTCTTTATGGATACAACCTCAGACTACGTTCCGCTGGGGCTCCTGCCCCCGGGAGACCAGGGAAGGAGAGTCCTTGTTGTGGATGTGGATAAAGAGAGGGGAACGGTTGCAGAAACGCCCGTTTTCCCGCCAGAGACAAACCAAGAAGACTTTAAGGGGAGCTTCTCCCTGGGAAGGTTCGGAACTCTTAAAGGGGACTTTAAGTTTATCTACACGGGAGTTTACGGAATATTCGAGAGGGCAAGGCTCTACACGGCAACAAAACAGCAGATAGAGCGGCTGGTTTCAGAGCTTGCGGCCAAAGTCTCCCCCGGTTTCGACGTTGAGAGCTACAGACTCTCCGACTACAAGGATTTAAACGAGAAAACGGTCTGGATAGAGATTGAGGGAAGGGACAGAAACTACGGAACGGTAACCTCCCACCTGCTACTGGCGAAGTTCCCTGCCCCGGACTACTCGAGGCTCGTGAACTTAGTGGCTATGAAAAAGAGAAAGTACCCGTACGTTGTGGGCTACAAGATGGAGAAGGTCAGCGAGGTGGACTTGAAGCTCCCGGAAGGTTATGAACTCTTCCTACTGCCCGAGCCCTTCCACTTTGAGAACCGGGTCGGGTCACTGGACGTTAAGTGGAGCAGGAAAGGAGAAGTTCTGAGAATGGAGATGCGTATGGTCCTGAGGAAGAGCGTTATTCCTCCTCAGGAGTACCAAGACCTGAGAGACCTTTTCAACACAACGGTTAAAACCCTGAGAAACCAGATAGTTGTTCTGAAGAGGGAGAAGTGA
- the cdaA gene encoding diadenylate cyclase CdaA encodes MLELIPRPSLWDIVDLLIVTLIIYKVLTYLAQTRALQVLVGIFVILVLSVVAKFLHLYTLSFILNNLLTIGILALIVIFQPEIRRILARIGESQFGITTSEAEAERIVEEIVRAAAQMSEDRIGALIVVEREIDLDNYVESGTVIDGKLTKELLITIFWPGTPLHDGATIVRKERVYKAGAFLPLTLNPKLPQTVGTRHRAAIGITEESDAVAIVVSEETGAVSVAYSGKLIKNLDPQKLKKVLKGLLIKKSEKRGILGFMRKENEETV; translated from the coding sequence TTGTTAGAGCTGATTCCGCGTCCGTCCCTGTGGGACATTGTAGACCTTCTGATAGTAACCCTGATAATCTACAAGGTGCTCACCTACCTGGCCCAAACAAGGGCCCTGCAGGTGCTCGTTGGGATATTTGTGATACTGGTTCTCAGCGTTGTTGCAAAGTTCTTACACCTGTACACCCTCTCTTTCATACTCAACAACCTGCTGACAATAGGGATTCTTGCCCTGATAGTAATCTTCCAGCCGGAAATCAGGCGGATACTCGCCAGAATCGGCGAAAGCCAGTTCGGCATAACCACCTCCGAAGCCGAGGCGGAGAGAATCGTAGAGGAGATAGTGAGGGCCGCGGCGCAGATGTCCGAGGACCGAATAGGGGCCCTGATAGTTGTTGAGAGGGAGATAGACCTCGACAACTACGTTGAGTCGGGAACGGTCATAGACGGAAAACTCACCAAGGAGCTGCTCATTACGATATTCTGGCCGGGAACGCCCCTGCACGACGGAGCAACGATAGTGAGGAAGGAGAGGGTTTACAAGGCGGGAGCCTTTCTACCGCTGACCCTAAACCCGAAGCTACCCCAAACGGTGGGAACGAGGCACAGGGCGGCCATAGGCATAACCGAAGAGAGTGACGCTGTGGCGATAGTGGTGTCGGAAGAGACCGGTGCAGTATCGGTTGCCTACTCGGGTAAGCTGATAAAGAACCTCGACCCGCAGAAGCTCAAGAAAGTTCTAAAGGGGCTCCTGATTAAAAAGAGCGAGAAGCGGGGAATCTTAGGCTTTATGAGGAAGGAGAATGAAGAGACTGTATAG
- the tsaD gene encoding tRNA (adenosine(37)-N6)-threonylcarbamoyltransferase complex transferase subunit TsaD, producing MLVLGIDTSCDDTSVAVYRADTGRVLSNVVSSQYEFHAPFGGVVPEVAARRHAEQIDAVFNAALKEAGVEPKELNLVATTNRPGLLPALLVGLTFGKGLSFRLGIPFKAVHHIEAHLLSPFIGREPPFPFIGLVVSGGHTVIVVAEKLGKYKVVGKTLDDAVGEAYDKVAKLLSLGYPGGPAIDRLYRSYRGELLKLPKPKVKGLDFSFSGIKTATRRLFEQGAPAVQVAASFQETAVDYLVEKLKKAVKEVGVKRVAVAGGVSANSLLRERLLTLKEEKGIELHLAPLEFTSDNGAMVAYTGYLRFLLEGADPLTVGAQARSPIDEG from the coding sequence ATGCTGGTTCTCGGCATAGATACCTCGTGTGACGACACTTCGGTGGCCGTGTACAGGGCCGATACGGGCCGGGTGCTCTCAAACGTTGTCTCTTCCCAGTATGAGTTCCACGCACCCTTTGGAGGCGTGGTTCCGGAGGTTGCTGCAAGGAGACACGCAGAGCAGATAGACGCCGTTTTTAACGCGGCCTTGAAAGAGGCCGGCGTAGAGCCGAAAGAACTCAACCTTGTTGCAACTACCAACAGGCCCGGGCTGCTACCGGCACTGCTCGTGGGGCTCACGTTCGGTAAGGGTTTGAGCTTCCGGCTCGGAATCCCCTTTAAGGCGGTTCACCACATAGAGGCCCACCTGCTCTCGCCGTTTATAGGTAGGGAGCCGCCCTTTCCCTTCATCGGGCTTGTGGTAAGCGGAGGCCACACGGTTATAGTGGTGGCCGAGAAGCTCGGAAAGTACAAAGTTGTTGGGAAAACCTTAGACGACGCAGTGGGAGAGGCCTACGATAAAGTGGCAAAGCTACTTTCGCTGGGCTATCCGGGAGGACCCGCAATAGATAGGCTCTACAGGAGTTACAGAGGAGAGCTGCTGAAGCTCCCAAAGCCAAAGGTGAAAGGTTTAGACTTTAGCTTCAGCGGCATAAAAACAGCCACAAGGAGGCTTTTCGAGCAGGGTGCTCCGGCTGTTCAGGTGGCGGCCTCCTTCCAGGAAACGGCCGTAGATTACCTGGTAGAGAAGCTCAAAAAGGCGGTAAAGGAGGTGGGCGTTAAAAGAGTAGCCGTTGCCGGAGGCGTTTCGGCAAACTCCCTACTGAGGGAGAGGTTACTTACCCTAAAGGAAGAGAAAGGCATTGAGCTTCACCTTGCCCCCCTGGAGTTTACAAGCGACAACGGAGCCATGGTTGCCTACACGGGGTACCTCCGGTTCCTCCTTGAAGGTGCCGACCCCCTGACGGTAGGAGCACAGGCCCGGAGCCCGATAGATGAAGGGTAG
- the glmM gene encoding phosphoglucosamine mutase: MKTKRRLFGTDGIRGIANRYPLTPEMVQKIGLAYGVYLNAKFPDRKHTVVVGQDTRLSSDMIKAALISGLNSAGVDVLDAGVVPTPAVSFLIKEGDFSGGVMVSASHNPYEYNGLKFFNHLGKKFSEAEEGGLELVVFNKYELPRANYDNLGRVFNGKNLVESYKKHLESAGRYLAGLKIGLDCANGATYQIAPEVFSALGAKVFTFNAEPDGKNINDGCGALHPEKLAKKVVELGLHLGFAYDGDGDRCIAVNERGEVIDGDQLIALLALHFADRSKEAVATVMSNLGLELFLREKGFRLHRTPVGDRFVAEKMDEVGAAVGGEQSGHIIVKEFAETGDGILTSVLVASIVKSLRKPASEVLSLFKPVPQKLKNVKVKEKPPLERLEKVQRAIREGEKLLEGRGRVLVRYSGTEPLLRIMVEAESPELIERVIEMVEEAVREEGIAQQ, from the coding sequence ATGAAAACCAAGAGGAGGCTGTTCGGCACCGACGGAATAAGGGGAATCGCAAACCGGTACCCGCTTACACCGGAAATGGTTCAGAAGATAGGCCTTGCCTACGGAGTTTACCTGAACGCCAAGTTCCCCGACAGAAAACACACAGTAGTGGTAGGGCAGGATACAAGGCTCTCCTCAGATATGATAAAGGCCGCCCTCATCAGCGGCCTTAACTCGGCAGGGGTAGACGTTTTAGACGCCGGCGTTGTTCCGACTCCGGCCGTCTCTTTCCTGATAAAGGAGGGGGATTTCTCGGGAGGGGTAATGGTTTCTGCCTCCCACAACCCTTATGAGTATAACGGCCTTAAGTTCTTTAACCACCTGGGGAAGAAGTTCTCAGAGGCCGAAGAGGGAGGGCTTGAGCTCGTTGTGTTCAACAAATACGAGCTTCCCAGGGCAAACTACGACAACCTGGGCAGGGTTTTCAACGGTAAAAACCTGGTTGAGAGCTATAAAAAACACCTGGAATCTGCGGGCAGGTACCTTGCAGGGCTGAAGATAGGGCTCGACTGTGCCAACGGCGCAACCTACCAGATAGCTCCGGAGGTGTTCAGCGCCTTAGGAGCAAAGGTTTTCACCTTTAACGCCGAGCCCGACGGCAAGAACATCAACGACGGCTGCGGTGCCCTGCACCCGGAGAAGCTCGCCAAAAAAGTGGTTGAGCTCGGACTCCACCTGGGGTTCGCCTACGACGGAGACGGCGACAGGTGCATCGCCGTTAACGAGAGGGGAGAGGTTATAGACGGCGACCAGTTAATTGCCCTGCTGGCCCTCCACTTTGCAGACAGGTCTAAGGAAGCGGTTGCCACGGTGATGAGCAACTTGGGGCTGGAGCTGTTTTTAAGAGAGAAAGGCTTTAGGCTCCACAGGACTCCGGTAGGCGACCGGTTCGTGGCCGAGAAGATGGACGAAGTGGGGGCCGCGGTAGGGGGCGAGCAGTCGGGACACATCATAGTGAAGGAGTTTGCAGAGACCGGAGACGGAATACTCACCTCGGTTCTCGTAGCCTCCATAGTGAAGTCGCTGAGAAAACCCGCAAGCGAGGTTCTGAGCCTGTTTAAGCCGGTTCCCCAAAAGCTGAAAAACGTTAAGGTTAAAGAGAAGCCTCCCCTCGAGAGGCTGGAGAAGGTTCAGAGGGCCATTAGAGAGGGTGAGAAGCTCCTTGAAGGGAGGGGAAGGGTTCTGGTTCGCTACTCGGGAACCGAGCCCCTGCTGAGGATAATGGTTGAAGCCGAATCTCCCGAGCTCATAGAGAGGGTTATAGAGATGGTGGAGGAGGCGGTGAGGGAAGAGGGAATAGCACAACAGTAA
- a CDS encoding ABC transporter permease has translation MFRLFLRELILSLTYNKVRTAFAVLGILFGVVSLILVVAAIEGSSLQARKVIEKLGPDSVLIVSGSVGKGPRSGFQNLSLEDVKEIGKLEGIFALTYGIVKPTTVSDIKSSKFSSVFGVGENWLKSWNYKVEIGRGFTPNDFKELKKVAVVGHDVSDFFWPGENPVGKTILVGKTPFRVIGVYKKKGKTPNGHNLDNRVFIPYRVFDKTVEKTFNKVSVIRFRVFNLSEYNQIVQETREILLKHHKPDQFMVITPVVVKKFLSMLSATLALFLGVASTTALVVGGFVLSSIFYINIYTREWEIGLRRALGATKKEVMRRILAESVVVVVASVLVGSLLGVAAIKLILPSLKIPVVYPVKAFVLSALFSLAVALFSVYFPARKAAQFEPVKALRRKV, from the coding sequence ATGTTCAGGCTCTTCCTCAGGGAGCTAATCCTATCACTAACCTACAACAAAGTAAGAACCGCCTTTGCAGTTCTCGGGATACTCTTCGGAGTGGTCTCCCTCATACTGGTAGTTGCGGCAATAGAGGGAAGCTCTCTGCAGGCAAGGAAGGTAATAGAGAAGCTGGGGCCCGATTCGGTTCTTATAGTCTCGGGCTCCGTCGGCAAAGGCCCGAGGAGCGGCTTTCAGAACCTCAGCCTCGAAGACGTAAAGGAGATAGGGAAACTGGAGGGGATATTTGCCCTCACCTACGGAATCGTAAAACCTACAACGGTATCAGACATCAAAAGCTCAAAGTTTTCATCGGTGTTCGGGGTGGGCGAAAACTGGCTGAAATCCTGGAACTACAAAGTTGAAATCGGCAGGGGATTTACTCCCAACGACTTTAAAGAGCTTAAGAAAGTTGCAGTAGTGGGCCACGACGTTAGCGACTTCTTCTGGCCCGGGGAAAACCCGGTGGGGAAAACGATTCTGGTTGGAAAAACCCCCTTCAGAGTCATAGGGGTTTACAAGAAAAAAGGGAAAACCCCCAACGGCCACAACCTCGATAACAGGGTCTTCATTCCCTATAGGGTGTTCGACAAAACCGTTGAAAAAACCTTCAACAAGGTGAGCGTTATCCGGTTCAGGGTATTCAACCTATCCGAGTACAACCAGATAGTTCAAGAAACAAGAGAAATACTCTTAAAGCACCACAAGCCCGACCAGTTCATGGTGATAACCCCGGTGGTTGTTAAAAAGTTCCTCTCCATGCTCTCTGCAACCCTCGCACTCTTCCTGGGAGTTGCGTCAACAACTGCCCTGGTGGTGGGGGGGTTCGTCCTCTCGTCGATTTTCTACATAAACATCTACACAAGGGAGTGGGAGATAGGCCTCAGGCGGGCCCTCGGGGCCACAAAGAAGGAAGTAATGAGAAGAATTCTGGCAGAGAGCGTGGTGGTTGTAGTAGCTTCCGTTCTGGTGGGCAGCCTGCTGGGTGTTGCGGCGATAAAACTGATATTGCCGTCACTGAAGATACCGGTAGTATACCCGGTCAAGGCGTTTGTACTGTCTGCACTCTTTTCACTGGCCGTGGCTCTCTTTTCGGTCTACTTCCCGGCCCGAAAAGCCGCGCAGTTCGAGCCGGTTAAAGCCCTGAGGAGAAAAGTATGA
- the ftsY gene encoding signal recognition particle-docking protein FtsY, which translates to MEEKLGLSGLKVLKSFKEGLKKTRDALGLSAFKGRSVDESLFEELEERLILADVGVKTTMELIDYLRQEAKKRKIKTSDKLLELLKERLKEILRNCRGELNLSEKPSVILVLGVNGVGKTTTIGKLAKQLKDKGLSVVVAAADTFRAAAIEQLEVWAERAGARIVKAQEGTDPAAVVFDAIQSIKAKGEDVLIVDTAGRLHNKERLMKEIHKIKKVIGREFPGQPAEILLVLDANTGQNALSQAEVFKKITDITGIVLTKLDGTAKGGIVVSICNTLRIPIKYVGIGEKIEDLRPFDPEEFVEALFEEEEQEEAGG; encoded by the coding sequence CTGGAGGAGAAGCTCGGACTGTCGGGCCTTAAAGTCCTCAAGTCGTTCAAAGAGGGTCTTAAAAAAACCCGCGACGCCCTCGGGCTGTCGGCATTTAAGGGAAGGAGCGTAGACGAGTCCCTGTTTGAAGAGCTTGAAGAGAGGCTGATTCTGGCCGACGTTGGAGTTAAAACCACAATGGAGCTCATAGACTACCTCCGCCAGGAGGCCAAAAAGCGGAAGATAAAAACCTCAGATAAACTCCTTGAGCTCCTGAAAGAGAGACTAAAGGAGATTCTGAGAAACTGTAGGGGAGAGCTCAACCTGTCGGAAAAACCTTCGGTGATACTGGTTCTGGGAGTAAACGGCGTAGGGAAGACCACCACCATAGGAAAACTGGCTAAACAGTTGAAAGACAAAGGACTGTCGGTTGTAGTTGCCGCAGCCGACACCTTTAGGGCCGCAGCCATTGAACAGCTTGAAGTGTGGGCAGAAAGGGCTGGTGCAAGAATAGTCAAGGCCCAAGAAGGCACAGACCCGGCGGCCGTTGTATTCGACGCAATTCAGAGCATTAAAGCCAAAGGAGAAGACGTTCTCATAGTCGATACGGCCGGGAGACTCCACAACAAAGAGCGGCTGATGAAGGAGATTCACAAAATCAAGAAAGTGATAGGCAGGGAATTCCCCGGGCAGCCGGCCGAGATTCTACTGGTCCTCGATGCAAACACAGGGCAGAACGCCCTCTCCCAGGCCGAGGTGTTCAAAAAGATTACGGATATTACGGGTATAGTGCTGACGAAGCTCGACGGAACGGCCAAGGGCGGAATAGTTGTCTCCATATGCAACACCCTGCGGATTCCCATAAAGTACGTAGGTATCGGAGAGAAAATAGAAGACCTCAGGCCCTTCGACCCAGAAGAGTTTGTAGAAGCCCTATTTGAGGAAGAGGAGCAAGAGGAGGCCGGAGGTTAA
- a CDS encoding ABC transporter ATP-binding protein codes for MALIELRDVRKSFRQGDLEFEVLRGIDLTVEKGEFVAIMGPSGSGKSTLMYIIGCLDRPTSGSYRLNGVDVLSLNDDKLSKLRATHIGFVFQAFYLVPYLTVLDNTLLPVEYLPKEERKERFRGTSPAERAKELLTRLGMRERLHFKPEELSGGQKQRTAIARALINSPEIILADEPTGQLDSKSGKAVMEVFKELHREGKTVIVVTHDEKIASYAERIVKIQDGKIVES; via the coding sequence ATGGCCCTCATAGAGCTAAGAGATGTAAGGAAGAGCTTCCGCCAGGGAGACCTCGAGTTTGAAGTCCTCAGAGGAATCGATCTCACGGTAGAGAAGGGCGAGTTCGTTGCCATAATGGGGCCCTCGGGCTCGGGGAAATCGACCCTCATGTACATAATAGGGTGCCTCGACAGGCCCACATCGGGAAGTTACCGCTTAAACGGGGTAGACGTCCTCAGCCTCAACGACGACAAGCTCTCAAAACTGAGGGCAACTCACATAGGTTTTGTCTTTCAGGCATTTTACCTTGTTCCCTACCTAACGGTCCTCGATAACACCCTCCTACCGGTCGAATACCTGCCCAAGGAAGAGCGGAAAGAGCGGTTCAGGGGAACCTCCCCTGCAGAAAGGGCAAAAGAGCTCCTTACAAGGCTCGGAATGAGAGAAAGGCTCCACTTCAAGCCCGAAGAGCTCTCAGGGGGACAAAAACAGAGAACCGCAATAGCAAGGGCCCTCATAAACTCGCCGGAGATAATACTGGCCGACGAGCCCACCGGCCAGCTCGACTCAAAGTCAGGTAAGGCGGTCATGGAAGTGTTCAAGGAGCTACACCGAGAGGGGAAAACCGTAATAGTGGTTACCCACGATGAGAAAATCGCCTCTTACGCAGAGCGGATAGTGAAAATCCAAGACGGGAAAATAGTGGAGAGCTGA
- a CDS encoding GIY-YIG nuclease family protein: protein MKGSYCLIFRLTESTEVETKGGKRFTLEAGIYCYAGSAFGPGGVEARVSRHLRREKKLKWHIDFVTTLRCFEPEAVAVLEGKRAECLIAGELSKLGKPVKGFGSTDCKCPSHLIKLESPQSAYRLLEKLGAKIHKTFSRRGDGSKRNP from the coding sequence ATGAAGGGTAGCTACTGTCTCATCTTTCGCCTTACAGAGAGTACAGAGGTAGAGACAAAGGGAGGTAAACGCTTTACCTTAGAGGCAGGAATCTACTGCTATGCCGGCTCGGCCTTCGGCCCCGGAGGAGTAGAGGCGAGAGTCTCCAGACACCTAAGGAGAGAGAAAAAGCTCAAGTGGCACATAGATTTCGTTACAACGCTGAGGTGTTTTGAACCGGAGGCGGTGGCCGTACTCGAGGGGAAAAGGGCTGAATGTCTGATAGCCGGAGAGCTTTCAAAGCTTGGGAAGCCGGTTAAGGGATTCGGGTCAACCGACTGTAAGTGCCCGTCCCACCTGATTAAACTGGAGAGCCCGCAGAGCGCCTACAGGCTCCTTGAAAAGCTCGGTGCTAAAATTCACAAAACCTTTAGCCGGAGAGGAGATGGAAGTAAAAGAAACCCTTGA